From the Haladaptatus sp. DJG-WS-42 genome, the window CGGCTCAGCATGTAGATGCCGCGCTGGTCGATGCCGCCGTAGGCGATGTCGGCGTCAAGCGCGGGGATGTCGAGGGTCTGCATCAGTGGGTAGATGAGGCCGCCAAGTTTCGGATTGTCGCTCTGGCGGACAACTTCGCTCCCGGCTCGCTGGACGCGGCTGATAGTCGTATCCGCGGCCATTCGGAGCAAGTCGAGCGAGTAGTCGCGTTCCAACTCGAAGTCGCGTCCGCGGATGAACTCGATTTGTGAGCCATCTGCACCGGCGGCGTCAATCATGCCCTCGATGGCTTCTTGGTAGTAGTCGGTGCGGGCGTCTAAGAGGTCGAACGGGCTCTTTTCGTCGTCTAAGTGTGCGTGGAGGTCTGCGACGAGGACCTTCACAGTGAGACCGGCGTTGAGGAAATCGGCGAGTTTGCGCATCGTCGTGAAGTGGCCAATGTGCATTTCGCCGGTCGGAGCTAAGCCGATGTAGACGGTGGGCGTCTCCGTTGTGGCGAAAATTTCCGAAAGCTCCTCTTCGGTGACGACCTCCTCTGTGTTGCGCGAAACGAGGTGTACGCGCTCCTCTCGGTCCATACGGGTGTTTGCCGTGGGCGGTGGTTAAAGGGTTTGATTCACGGGACGCTACCTCTCATGAACAGCAACATTATTACGTTCAGAAACATCCACTTTGTATGGTACTCTTCAGGCAGCAAAGCACAGACGAATCTTCGTCTGTCAACCGCCGAGACTGGCCTGAAGAAACACGGAGCAGGACAGCACCGCAGTCTCCGCCCTTTGGGCGTGAAAAATCGCACCCGCCACAGCCGTGGAGACAGCGGCACAGAATCCAACGGCAGTCGAATCCAGGGCAGTCGTGTGGCATCGCGCCTGCGATACCCGATGAAAGATACGAACTGCGGTCCTGTGAATCGAACAACGAACGGACTCCTTCAATTTGCCTTACATACACCGCGACCGCCACCGCGTTGTCACTACGCACGATATGACCGAGCCCACGTCTGATAACACGCCGCTTGGCCGCCTTACGGAGACGGTACAGCGACTCACGGAAAGCGATTCACCGACAGCCCTGTATGACCGGCTCGTCGCGGGTGGTGAGCGTCTTGCTGGCTGTGAGCAACTCATCGTCTACGAGTTTAGCGAAGAGCAAGGCGTGTTAATTCCCGTCGCTGGAGCCAAAGGCGAAACAACGGCTCCGGTCGAACACGGCGACGGCATCGTCTGGGAGGCGTTCATGGAGGGGCACGTGGTTCGGTCTGACCTCGCCAATGAAACGGTCATCGCCGTCCCCATCTCCACGCACGGCGTGGTTGTCGCAACCCTCGACCAAAACGTCCCGGCCGAGACGAACGAGGCGCTCACGGTACTCGCTCACACCGTCGCCGCGTTCCGCGACCGACAAAAAAGCGACGAGCGCGCGCAGGCGCACGAACACCGGGTTGACGAACAGGCACGCGACCTCGAACGTGCGGCGACGCTGAACGCCATCTTCGGTGCGGTTGGCGAAGCAATCGTGACTGCTTCGACGCTCAGCGAACTCAGTGAGGCGGTGTGTGAGAGTTTCGAAGCAGCAAAGCCGTACGTGTTCGCGTGGCTGTGCCGATACGACGATGCCACATCGACACTCGACGTGGTCTCCCAAGCGGGAATTGCGAGCGACTACGGTGAGCAGTTTACGAGCGCAGACCGCACGCCGAATTTGATGGAGACACTCGCGGCGACCGTGACGGCGGAAAACGAAGCCACCGTCGAAAACGTGCTCGATTCGGCCGAGTGGCGCACAGAGCGCAAAGACGCACTCACCCACGGCTTCAACTCGGTGGTCGCGATTCCGATCGGAACTGGCGAGCAGACGACGCACGTGTTGTTCGTCCACGTTGCGACGGCCCACTCGGTCACGGACACCGAACTCACGGCGTTCTCGAATCTCGGCCAACTCATCGGCCACGGCTTCCAAACCGTCGTCCGCGCGGGTCGTCAACTGACCGACGAGCGTGTCGAAATCGAAGTCCACACTGCAGACGAGCGCCTCCTTTGCAATCGTCTCTCGGCGAAGCTCAACTGTCGGATGAACATCGAAGGCATCTTATCGCAAGCAGAAGGGCAGACCGTAGCGTTCGTCTCGTTCGTTGACATCGACCCGGACAGTATCCTCGAAACCGCCACTGAGATGGAGAACGTGGTGGAGTTGGGCTTGATTTCCGCATCAGACAGTGTCTGCCTGTTCGAGATGCGCTTTTCAGAACCCGCGCTGATAGAGATTCTCGACGCACACGGCGCGGTGTTAAAGGAGATGGGAACCCAGCACGGACAGAGCCACATTCTCATTGACGTCCATCCTGACGTGTCAGTGCGCGAGATAGTGGACGCAATCAAACGCGCCTATCCCGACACCACGCTTGCGGCCCGCCGCGACCACACCACGCCGCGACAGACGCGCCACACGTTCTACGCACTCCTCGAAGCAGAGCTGACGGAAAAGCAGCTCACCGCGCTCAAAACAGCGTACCTCGGCGGATTTTACGAGTGGCCACGGGTGACCAACGGCGAGGAACTCGCCGCGACGCTCGACATCTCCGCGCCCACGTTGCAGTACCATCTGCGCGCGGCAGAACGCAAGCTCGTCACGCTCGCACTCGATGGGAAACTCTAGGTATGTAGAGTCGACTTTCTGAACCCTCTAGTCAAATAGAAGATTTACTTAACCACGTATCCTCCATATGATAGGTTGACCACAGTGAGTGTGGTCGTGAACTCAGACACCCCCCACGGTGGTGATTGTCGTTACCCCCACTCAACGACGCCGGACAACCCCCCAACGATTTGTCCGGCCACCATCACACTTGCGTTCATACTACGATTCAAACACTACCAAACAAGAGCATGACCGAATCCAAATACACGATTCTGATTGTCGATGACGAGAGCGACATCGTCGAGCTGTTCTCGATGTGGTTGTCCCCGGACTATACGCTCCGGGTGGCCACGGACGGGAACGACGCGCTCGAAATCCTCGATGAATCCATCGACCTGGTCTTGCTCGACCGACACATGCCGCGGCTTACGGGTGATGCGGTACTCGAAACAATCCGTGAACGCGGCCTTAGCTGTCGGGTGGCAATGGTGACGGCAGTCGAACCCGACCTCGATATTACCGAGATGTCGTTCGACGCCTACCTCTGTAAACCCATCACCAAATCGGCGCTGCGTAGCTTGGTCGAAACCCTGCTCGCACGCGACCGCTACGACACCGAAATCCAAGAACTCGCGATCCTAATGACCAAACGTAGTCTGCTCGAACAACAGCTTACACACAAAGAAATCGAGCAGAGCGAACAGTACGCCGCGTTAGTCAGCCGAATCGATTCGATGACCCGACCGTAATCCGGTCGACGCTTTCTGTACACCACTTCTTTTTGAGCCGTGGCTGTCCCCACAGCGACCATCCAAGCCGAATCCGTTAACCGCCCGAGTGAAAAAGCAGGCGTATGCGCGAGCTTCCGACCGTTGGTCTTGGCACGTACCTGAACGACGACCACGACCAGTGTGCAAAAAGCGTCGAAACCGCTCTGGAACTGGGCTATCGACACGTAGACACCGCCCAAGAGTACGGCAACGAAGCCGCCGTCGGCGAAGGACTTGCAGCGGCCTCCGTCCCCCGCGAGGACGTGTTTCTCGCCTCCAAAGTCGAGACGACGAACCTCGCCTATGAGGACGTGCGTTCGACCACCGAACAGAGCCTCGACCGCCTCGGTGTGGACACCCTTGACCTGCTCTACGTCCACTGGCCACTCGGTGCGTACGACCCAGCAGAGACCCTCCGTGCGTTCGATGAACTCTACGACGAGGGGACGATTCGCCACGTCGGACTGTCGAATTTCACACCGGAGTTACTCGAAGAGGCACTCGACCATCTCGATGCGCCGCTCTATGCCCACCAAGTCGAGATGAATCCCCTGTGGCAGCAACCTGAACTCCGCGAGATTGCACAGCGGGAGGGCCACCACTTCGTCGCCTACTCGCCGCTCGCCCAAGGCGCGGTGTTCGAGATTCCAGAACTGCAAGAAATCGCCGCCGCACACGACGTGAGCGAAGCACAGGTCTCCCTCGCGTGGCTCCGCGAAAAAGGGGCAAAGGTAATTCCGAAAGCGACCAGTCGCGCACACATCGCAGACAATTTCGCCGCGACAGACCTGACGCTCACTCCCGAGGAAATTACGAAAATAGACGCCGTAGACCGCGCAGCGCGCACCGTCGAGTTCGACGCCGCGCCGTGGAATCAGTAGGTCAGGCTTCGTCTTCGAAGGTGAGGCAAATCGAGTTTATGCAGAAGCGTTTCCCCGTCGGATTCGGGCCGTCGTCGAACACGTGTCCGAGGTGACTGCCGCAGTTCGCACAGTGGACTTCGGTGCGAACCATGCCGTGACTCGTGTCGCGTTCGAACTCGACTGCGCCCTCGATGGCGTCGTAGAAACTCGGCCACCCCGACGAGGTGAACTTCGTGTCGGAGGTGAACAGTTTCTGGCCACAGCCCTTGCAGGTGTAGGTTCCCGGGTCGTCCTTGTCGATGAACTCGCCAGTGTACTTCGGTTCGGTTCCCTGCTCGCGGAGCACTTTGTACTCCTCGTCGCTGAGTCGTTCGCGCCACTCGTCATCTGTTTTCGGCATTTCACTGGTGGCTGACTTTTCGCTCATACCGGCCTAGACGGCCGCGAGGCTCTTTTGGTTTTGCCCGCTTCGAAAAACGAAAGAAGTCGGTTATTCGATGACGATGAGCACGTCGCCCATGTTGACGCTCTCGCCTTCGGAGACGCCGACGTGCGTGACCGTGCCGGAGGCGCTTGCGACCACGTCGTTTTCCATCTTCATCGCTTCGAGCACACAGACCACGTCGCCCGAGTTGACCTCGTCGCCTTCTGCGACGTTGACTGCGAGGATGGTCCCCTGCATCTCGGCTGCGACCTGCTCGCCGTCGGTTGGGGCGGCCCCGCCACTGTCGTCAGAGTCGCTCTTCGATGGGCGTGGCGCAGACGGCTTCTTGTTGCCACCAGTTGCAGCGACGGCGGGCGCGCCGTGTTCTTCTAAGTTGACTTCGAAGCGCTTGCCGTTGACCTCAACGACGAACTCGCGTTCGACGGTCTCCTCGTCGCCCGCGGCTCCATCGCTTTCGGTGCCCCACTTTTCTTGGGCATCTTCGATGCGCGAAACGTCGAGTTCTTCGTCCAGATACTTCGTCGTGTGCGTTCCGGCGACGAAGTGGTCGTCGGTGAGCATCAGACGGTGGAACGGGATAACCGTCACGACGCCCTCGATGGCGAACTCCTTGAGCGCGCGCTTCGAGCGGGCGATACACTCATCGCGGTCTTTGCCGTGGACGATGAGTTTGCCAATCATCGAGTCGTAGTCGCCGCCGATTGTGTCACCCTGTCGAAGGGCGTCGTCCATCCGGACGCCAATGCCGCCCGGCGGAGCGTACGTTTCGAGCGTCCCCGTGGCAGGAGCGAACTGCTTTGCGGCGTTCTCGGCATTGATGCGGAACTCCATCGCGTGACCCTCGATTTCCACGTCGTCCTGTGCGAAGTCGAGTGCTTCGCCCATGGCGACCCGAAGCTGCCACTTCACGATGTCGATGCCCGTGATCTCCTCGGTAACACAGTGTTCGACCTGAATCCGCGTGTTCACTTCGAGGAAATAGAAGTTGCCGTCCTCGACGAGGAACTCGACGGTGCCTGCGTTCACGTAATCGGAGGCTTTCACACCCTGGCGGGCGGCCTCGCCGATTTCTGCGCGCAGTTCGTCTGAGAGTGCCGGGCTTGGGCCTTCTTCGATGACCTTCTGGTGGCGGCGCTGGAGCGAACAGTCGCGTTCTCCGAGGTGACGGACGTTGCCGTGTTTGTCAGCGATAATCTGCACCTCGATGTGGCGCGGTGATTCGAGGTACTTTTCGACGTACACAGACGGGTTGTCGAAGTAGGCTTCACCCTCGCGCTGGGCCGACTCGAACTGGTCTTGTGCTTCGTCTGCCG encodes:
- a CDS encoding tyrosine--tRNA ligase translates to MDREERVHLVSRNTEEVVTEEELSEIFATTETPTVYIGLAPTGEMHIGHFTTMRKLADFLNAGLTVKVLVADLHAHLDDEKSPFDLLDARTDYYQEAIEGMIDAAGADGSQIEFIRGRDFELERDYSLDLLRMAADTTISRVQRAGSEVVRQSDNPKLGGLIYPLMQTLDIPALDADIAYGGIDQRGIYMLSREVLPEHGFETPICVFAPLLSGLSGGKMSASDESSKVNLTDEADVVVEKITDAYCPQGEVEENGVLEYLRFLVFPILEERGEPFVIDRPEKYGGDIVYDDYDDLEADFVAEDLHPLDLKKATGAYISDIIDPIRTRFAEQRDLLAAAYPEKYD
- a CDS encoding bacterio-opsin activator domain-containing protein; amino-acid sequence: MTEPTSDNTPLGRLTETVQRLTESDSPTALYDRLVAGGERLAGCEQLIVYEFSEEQGVLIPVAGAKGETTAPVEHGDGIVWEAFMEGHVVRSDLANETVIAVPISTHGVVVATLDQNVPAETNEALTVLAHTVAAFRDRQKSDERAQAHEHRVDEQARDLERAATLNAIFGAVGEAIVTASTLSELSEAVCESFEAAKPYVFAWLCRYDDATSTLDVVSQAGIASDYGEQFTSADRTPNLMETLAATVTAENEATVENVLDSAEWRTERKDALTHGFNSVVAIPIGTGEQTTHVLFVHVATAHSVTDTELTAFSNLGQLIGHGFQTVVRAGRQLTDERVEIEVHTADERLLCNRLSAKLNCRMNIEGILSQAEGQTVAFVSFVDIDPDSILETATEMENVVELGLISASDSVCLFEMRFSEPALIEILDAHGAVLKEMGTQHGQSHILIDVHPDVSVREIVDAIKRAYPDTTLAARRDHTTPRQTRHTFYALLEAELTEKQLTALKTAYLGGFYEWPRVTNGEELAATLDISAPTLQYHLRAAERKLVTLALDGKL
- a CDS encoding response regulator, with the protein product MTESKYTILIVDDESDIVELFSMWLSPDYTLRVATDGNDALEILDESIDLVLLDRHMPRLTGDAVLETIRERGLSCRVAMVTAVEPDLDITEMSFDAYLCKPITKSALRSLVETLLARDRYDTEIQELAILMTKRSLLEQQLTHKEIEQSEQYAALVSRIDSMTRP
- a CDS encoding aldo/keto reductase, which codes for MRELPTVGLGTYLNDDHDQCAKSVETALELGYRHVDTAQEYGNEAAVGEGLAAASVPREDVFLASKVETTNLAYEDVRSTTEQSLDRLGVDTLDLLYVHWPLGAYDPAETLRAFDELYDEGTIRHVGLSNFTPELLEEALDHLDAPLYAHQVEMNPLWQQPELREIAQREGHHFVAYSPLAQGAVFEIPELQEIAAAHDVSEAQVSLAWLREKGAKVIPKATSRAHIADNFAATDLTLTPEEITKIDAVDRAARTVEFDAAPWNQ
- the msrB gene encoding peptide-methionine (R)-S-oxide reductase MsrB, with amino-acid sequence MSEKSATSEMPKTDDEWRERLSDEEYKVLREQGTEPKYTGEFIDKDDPGTYTCKGCGQKLFTSDTKFTSSGWPSFYDAIEGAVEFERDTSHGMVRTEVHCANCGSHLGHVFDDGPNPTGKRFCINSICLTFEDEA
- a CDS encoding acetyl-CoA carboxylase biotin carboxylase subunit; this encodes MFNKVLVANRGEIAVRVMRACEELGIGTVAVYSDADKNAGHVRYADEAYNIGPARAAESYLDHEAVIEAAEKAEADAIHPGYGFLAENAEFAGKVADAGITWIGPNAESMEQLGEKTKARKVMDAAGVPIVPGTTDPVNSGDEVKAFGDEYGYPVAIKAEGGGGGRGMKVVESADEAQDQFESAQREGEAYFDNPSVYVEKYLESPRHIEVQIIADKHGNVRHLGERDCSLQRRHQKVIEEGPSPALSDELRAEIGEAARQGVKASDYVNAGTVEFLVEDGNFYFLEVNTRIQVEHCVTEEITGIDIVKWQLRVAMGEALDFAQDDVEIEGHAMEFRINAENAAKQFAPATGTLETYAPPGGIGVRMDDALRQGDTIGGDYDSMIGKLIVHGKDRDECIARSKRALKEFAIEGVVTVIPFHRLMLTDDHFVAGTHTTKYLDEELDVSRIEDAQEKWGTESDGAAGDEETVEREFVVEVNGKRFEVNLEEHGAPAVAATGGNKKPSAPRPSKSDSDDSGGAAPTDGEQVAAEMQGTILAVNVAEGDEVNSGDVVCVLEAMKMENDVVASASGTVTHVGVSEGESVNMGDVLIVIE